In a genomic window of Gossypium arboreum isolate Shixiya-1 chromosome 9, ASM2569848v2, whole genome shotgun sequence:
- the LOC108454887 gene encoding probable cyclic nucleotide-gated ion channel 16 isoform X1 — protein MNHLHRYASTRFGRLPKTFSELSDLRREVPWWNQVLDPGSPTLTKWNYIILCTCLVALFLDPLYFFLPVIGAPGCMQIDLGLGIFVTFFRTVADLFFFIHITIKFRTAFVAPSSRVFGRGELVMDRKAIAIRYLKSSFIIDLAAALPLPQIVIWFIIPASKSATAAHANHTLSFIVLLQYIPRFLIMFPINRRIIKTTGVVAKTAWSGAAYNLVLYTLASHVLGASWYVLSIQRQYECWRIECSKEMNSTHSPSCSPYFLDCNTVGKSARNAWLKKTNVIINCDALNDDDKDFQFGMFSDAFSNNVASSDFPDKYFYCLWWGLKNLWYIFSLIALGIKISFFVVVVFLTPATIICYICSSYGQSIMTSTLSSETLFCIIICICGLVFFSHLIGNMQGYLQSTTARLEEWRIRRRDTEEWMRHRQLPPDLQDRVRRFVNYQWTATRGVDEEAILKSLPLDLRRQIQRHLCLALVRRVPFFAQMDDQLLDAICERLVSSLNTNDMFLVREGDPVQEMLFIIRGKVESSTTNGGRTGFYNSITLGPGDFCGEELLTWALIPHSDSIINLPLSTRTVKSITEVEAFALRAWDLRYVAKQFKRLHSKKLQHAFRYYSHQWRTWGACFIQAAWRRYKRKKLAIELAKQEQLYDDMYDMDDGAGAEYEDGDASSSDQANHAQHLGITILASKFAKNTRKGAKKTVSRINQDDSILKMPKMFKPVEPDFSAL, from the exons ATGAATCACCTCCATCGATACGCGTCCACCCGCTTCGGACGGCTCCCAAAGACCTTCTCAGAGTTGTCAGATCTGAGGCGGGAAGTTCCATGGTGGAATCAAGTCCTTGATCCTGGAAGCCCCACTCTAACCAAATGGAACTACATTATTCTTTGCACGTGCCTCGTTGCCTTGTTTTTGGACCCTctctactttttccttcccgttATTGGTGCCCCAGGCTGCATGCAAATCGATCTAGGCTTAGGTATCTTTGTCACCTTCTTCCGTACCGTCGCAGACTTGTTCTTTTTCATTCACATCACCATCAAGTTCAGGACTGCTTTTGTCGCACCCTCTTCTAGGGTTTTCGGAAGGGGAGAGCTCGTAATGGATCGAAAGGCCATTGCCATTCGCTACTTGAAGTCCAGTTTCATCATTGATCTTGCTGCTGCCCTCCCTCTCCCTCAG ATTGTCATCTGGTTCATAATTCCGGCATCGAAAAGTGCAACGGCTGCTCATGCTAACCATACACTTTCTTTCATTGTCCTCCTCCAATATATTCCTCGATTCTTAATCATGTTTCCGATTAATCGACGGATTATTAAAACTACGGGAGTTGTCGCCAAGACTGCTTGGTCAGGGGCAGCATACAATCTCGTTCTGTATACGCTAGCTAGCCAT GTGTTGGGAGCTTCATGGTATGTGTTGTCGATTCAACGGCAGTACGAATGCTGGAGAATAGAATGTTCAAAAGAGATGAATTCCACACATTCACCCTCATGTAGTCCTTACTTCCTTGATTGTAATACCGTCGGAAAGTCTGCACGGAACGCTTGGCTCAAGAAAACTAATGTGATCATTAATTGCGATGCTTTGAATGATGATGACAAAGATTTTCAGTTTGGAATGTTTTCTGATGCTTTTAGCAACAATGTTGCCTCATCGGATTTCCCTGATAAATACTTTTACTGCCTTTGGTGGggtttgaaaaatttatggtataTATTTAGTTTGATTGCATTAGGTATTAAAATtagtttttttgttgttgttgtttttctaACACCTGCaacaattatatgttatatatgcaGTTCATATGGACAAAGTATTATGACAAGTACTCTGAGTTCAGAAACTTTATTTTGcattattatttgcatatgtggTTTAGTCTTCTTCTCACATCTCATAGGCAACATGCAG GGCTATCTTCAATCTACTACAGCTAGACTAGAAGAGTGGAGAATTCGACGAAGAGATACAGAAGAGTGGATGAGACACCGGCAATTGCCACCAGATTTGCAAGACCGTGTGCGCCGGTTCGTTAACTATCAATGGACTGCCACAAGAGGTGTTGATGAAGAAGCTATATTGAAGTCCTTACCCTTGGATCTCCGGCGTCAAATTCAAAGGCATCTCTGTCTTGCCCTTGTTCGCCGT GTTCCATTTTTTGCTCAGATGGATGACCAGCTACTAGATGCCATATGTGAACGTCTTGTCTCGTCCCTGAACACCAACGACATGTTCCTTGTCCGAGAAGGTGATCCAGTGCAGGAGATGCTTTTCATCATTCGAGGCAAAGTCGAAAGCTCAACAACCAACGGGGGTCGAACAGGGTTTTACAATTCGATAACCCTGGGACCTGGTGACTTTTGTGGTGAAGAGTTGCTGACATGGGCCTTGATTCCACATTCAGACTCCATCATAAACCTTCCGTTGTCAACCCGAACGGTGAAGTCAATTACAGAAGTTGAGGCCTTTGCTCTCCGTGCCTGGGATCTCAGATATGTGGCGAAGCAATTTAAGCGACTGCATAGCAAGAAACTGCAACATGCGTTCAGATACTATTCTCACCAATGGAGGACTTGGGGAGCATGCTTTATTCAAGCTGCTTGGAGACGGTACAAGAGGAAAAAGCTGGCCATTGAGCTAGCAAAACAAGAACAGTTGTATGATGACATGTATGACATGGACGATGGGGCTGGTGCAGAATATGAGGATGGCGATGCTTCATCCTCGGACCAAGCCAACCATGCCCAGCATCTAGGTATCACCATACTGGCTTCTAAATTTGCTAAAAACACTAGAAAAGGAGCAAAGAAGACGGTTTCCCGGATTAACCAAGATGATTCCATCTTAAAAATGCCCAAAATGTTTAAGCCTGTGGAGCCTGATTTCTCTGCCTTGTAA
- the LOC108454887 gene encoding probable cyclic nucleotide-gated ion channel 16 isoform X2 — translation MNHLHRYASTRFGRLPKTFSELSDLRREVPWWNQVLDPGSPTLTKWNYIILCTCLVALFLDPLYFFLPVIGAPGCMQIDLGLGIFVTFFRTVADLFFFIHITIKFRTAFVAPSSRVFGRGELVMDRKAIAIRYLKSSFIIDLAAALPLPQIVIWFIIPASKSATAAHANHTLSFIVLLQYIPRFLIMFPINRRIIKTTGVVAKTAWSGAAYNLVLYTLASHVLGASWYVLSIQRQYECWRIECSKEMNSTHSPSCSPYFLDCNTVGKSARNAWLKKTNVIINCDALNDDDKDFQFGMFSDAFSNNVASSDFPDKYFYCLWWGLKNLCSYGQSIMTSTLSSETLFCIIICICGLVFFSHLIGNMQGYLQSTTARLEEWRIRRRDTEEWMRHRQLPPDLQDRVRRFVNYQWTATRGVDEEAILKSLPLDLRRQIQRHLCLALVRRVPFFAQMDDQLLDAICERLVSSLNTNDMFLVREGDPVQEMLFIIRGKVESSTTNGGRTGFYNSITLGPGDFCGEELLTWALIPHSDSIINLPLSTRTVKSITEVEAFALRAWDLRYVAKQFKRLHSKKLQHAFRYYSHQWRTWGACFIQAAWRRYKRKKLAIELAKQEQLYDDMYDMDDGAGAEYEDGDASSSDQANHAQHLGITILASKFAKNTRKGAKKTVSRINQDDSILKMPKMFKPVEPDFSAL, via the exons ATGAATCACCTCCATCGATACGCGTCCACCCGCTTCGGACGGCTCCCAAAGACCTTCTCAGAGTTGTCAGATCTGAGGCGGGAAGTTCCATGGTGGAATCAAGTCCTTGATCCTGGAAGCCCCACTCTAACCAAATGGAACTACATTATTCTTTGCACGTGCCTCGTTGCCTTGTTTTTGGACCCTctctactttttccttcccgttATTGGTGCCCCAGGCTGCATGCAAATCGATCTAGGCTTAGGTATCTTTGTCACCTTCTTCCGTACCGTCGCAGACTTGTTCTTTTTCATTCACATCACCATCAAGTTCAGGACTGCTTTTGTCGCACCCTCTTCTAGGGTTTTCGGAAGGGGAGAGCTCGTAATGGATCGAAAGGCCATTGCCATTCGCTACTTGAAGTCCAGTTTCATCATTGATCTTGCTGCTGCCCTCCCTCTCCCTCAG ATTGTCATCTGGTTCATAATTCCGGCATCGAAAAGTGCAACGGCTGCTCATGCTAACCATACACTTTCTTTCATTGTCCTCCTCCAATATATTCCTCGATTCTTAATCATGTTTCCGATTAATCGACGGATTATTAAAACTACGGGAGTTGTCGCCAAGACTGCTTGGTCAGGGGCAGCATACAATCTCGTTCTGTATACGCTAGCTAGCCAT GTGTTGGGAGCTTCATGGTATGTGTTGTCGATTCAACGGCAGTACGAATGCTGGAGAATAGAATGTTCAAAAGAGATGAATTCCACACATTCACCCTCATGTAGTCCTTACTTCCTTGATTGTAATACCGTCGGAAAGTCTGCACGGAACGCTTGGCTCAAGAAAACTAATGTGATCATTAATTGCGATGCTTTGAATGATGATGACAAAGATTTTCAGTTTGGAATGTTTTCTGATGCTTTTAGCAACAATGTTGCCTCATCGGATTTCCCTGATAAATACTTTTACTGCCTTTGGTGGggtttgaaaaatttatg TTCATATGGACAAAGTATTATGACAAGTACTCTGAGTTCAGAAACTTTATTTTGcattattatttgcatatgtggTTTAGTCTTCTTCTCACATCTCATAGGCAACATGCAG GGCTATCTTCAATCTACTACAGCTAGACTAGAAGAGTGGAGAATTCGACGAAGAGATACAGAAGAGTGGATGAGACACCGGCAATTGCCACCAGATTTGCAAGACCGTGTGCGCCGGTTCGTTAACTATCAATGGACTGCCACAAGAGGTGTTGATGAAGAAGCTATATTGAAGTCCTTACCCTTGGATCTCCGGCGTCAAATTCAAAGGCATCTCTGTCTTGCCCTTGTTCGCCGT GTTCCATTTTTTGCTCAGATGGATGACCAGCTACTAGATGCCATATGTGAACGTCTTGTCTCGTCCCTGAACACCAACGACATGTTCCTTGTCCGAGAAGGTGATCCAGTGCAGGAGATGCTTTTCATCATTCGAGGCAAAGTCGAAAGCTCAACAACCAACGGGGGTCGAACAGGGTTTTACAATTCGATAACCCTGGGACCTGGTGACTTTTGTGGTGAAGAGTTGCTGACATGGGCCTTGATTCCACATTCAGACTCCATCATAAACCTTCCGTTGTCAACCCGAACGGTGAAGTCAATTACAGAAGTTGAGGCCTTTGCTCTCCGTGCCTGGGATCTCAGATATGTGGCGAAGCAATTTAAGCGACTGCATAGCAAGAAACTGCAACATGCGTTCAGATACTATTCTCACCAATGGAGGACTTGGGGAGCATGCTTTATTCAAGCTGCTTGGAGACGGTACAAGAGGAAAAAGCTGGCCATTGAGCTAGCAAAACAAGAACAGTTGTATGATGACATGTATGACATGGACGATGGGGCTGGTGCAGAATATGAGGATGGCGATGCTTCATCCTCGGACCAAGCCAACCATGCCCAGCATCTAGGTATCACCATACTGGCTTCTAAATTTGCTAAAAACACTAGAAAAGGAGCAAAGAAGACGGTTTCCCGGATTAACCAAGATGATTCCATCTTAAAAATGCCCAAAATGTTTAAGCCTGTGGAGCCTGATTTCTCTGCCTTGTAA